One window of the Camelina sativa cultivar DH55 chromosome 1, Cs, whole genome shotgun sequence genome contains the following:
- the LOC104793607 gene encoding uncharacterized protein LOC104793607, giving the protein MGDEKKRAKKKKKKRGSGSKKKMNTDQTEAFKSVCDWLFVGSSSSSSTSLSSSSDDFAVTINSGSLRCGDKLVFELHSHSNRSDGFLSPWKLVERAHINGVKVLSLTDHDTMAGIPEAVEAGRRFGVKIIPGIEISALFGLRDSGCEEEPVHILAYYGTSGPAMYDELEDFLVKIRDGRFVRGREMVLKLNKLKIPLTWEHVTRIAGKDVAPGRMHVARALLEAGYVENLRQAFTKYLHDGGPAYATGSEPMAEEAVKLICKTGGVAVLAHPWALKNHVGVIRRLKDAGLHGVEVYRSDGKLEVFSELADTYSLLKLGGSDYHGKGGRNESELGSVNLPVTALQEFLNVGRPIWCEAIKATMRAFSDQPSDSNLSNILRFDRARILKGNSAWSCGKELMDRCLAVWLTSVERENDEFEALRTKLSFVPITSNGSCITVGP; this is encoded by the exons ATGGGTGACGAAAAGAAAagggcgaagaagaagaagaagaagcggggTAGTGGtagcaagaagaagatgaacacaGATCAAACAGAGGCTTTCAAATCGGTTTGCGATTGGCTCTTCgtcggttcttcttcttcttcttcgacatctctctcctcttcctctgatgaCTTTGCCGTTACCATCAATAGTGGCTCTTTGAGATGTGGAGACAAATTGGTGTTCGAGCTTCACTCTCATTCAAATCGCAGCGATGGGTTTCTCTCCCCTTGGAAGCTCGTCGAGAGGGCTCATATCAATggg GTGAAAGTTCTTTCGCTAACGGATCATGATACTATGGCTGGTATCCCAGAAGCAGTCGAAGCAGGACGTAGATTCGGAGTGAAGATCATTCCGGGTATTGAGATCAGCGCATTATTCGGTTTGAG AGACTCTGGTTGTGAGGAGGAGCCCGTGCATATACTTGCTTACTATGGCACTTCGGGTCCAGCAATGTACGACGAGTTGGAAGATTTCTTGGTGAAGATAAGGGATGGGCGTTTTGTCCGTGGGAGAGAAATGGTCTTGAAACTGAATAAGCTCAAGATACCTCTAACATGGGAACATGTCACCAGGATTGCAGGCAAGGATGTTGCTCCCGGCAGGATGCATGTAGCCAGAGCGCTTCTTGAAGCAGGATACGTGGAGAATTTGAGACAAGCTTTCACTAAATATTTACATGATGGTGGACCTGCGTATGCCAC AGGGAGTGAGCCTATGGCCGAGGAAGCAGTAAAACTTATATGCAAAACCGGTGGTGTAGCTGTGCTTGCACATCCGTGGGCATTGAAGAATCATGTCGGTGTTATCAGGAGATTGAAAGATGCTGGACTTCATGGCGTCGAGGTTTATAGGAGCGACGGCAAGCTAGAAG TGTTTAGCGAGTTGGCTGATACGTACAGTCTGCTGAAACTAGGAGGGTCAGATTATCATGGAAAAGGCGGACGCAACGAATCTGAATTGGGGAGCGTAAATCTTCCCGTGACGGCACTGCAGGAATTCTTGAACGTTGGACGTCCTATATGGTGCGAAGCCATTAAAGCAACCATGAGAGCATTCTCTGACCAACCATCTGATTCAAACCTCTCCAATATCTTACGGTTCGATAGGGCAAGGATTCTGAAAGGAAACTCAGCTTGGTCTTGTGGTAAGGAGTTGATGGACCGATGTCTAGCGGTTTGGTTGACGAGTGTTGAGAGAGAAAATGATGAGTTTGAGGCTCTCAGAACGAAGCTTTCTTTTGTACCAATAACGTCAAATGGATCATGTATCACAGTTGGTCCTTGA
- the LOC104709355 gene encoding uncharacterized protein LOC104709355, producing MKKSRESGFLFCGLCGNMLVLKSTKCAECPLCKTTRNAKDIIDKNIAYTVSSMFFAASQNLYVIRKLCCVNLVSVSQSCDDLYALGLS from the exons ATGAAGAAATCTCGAGAAAGTGGTTTCTTGTTCTGTGGTTTGTGTGGCAATATGCTGGTCTTGAAATCAACCAAGTGTGCAGAATGTCCACTTTGCAAAACAACGAGAAATGCTAAAG ATATCATTGACAAGAACATAGCTTACACAGTTTCTAGTATGTTTTTTGCTGCATCACAGAATCTGTATGTTATTCGTAAGCTGTGTTGTGTAAATTTGGTTTCTGTTTCACAGAGTTGTGATGATCTCTATGCTCTTGGTTTGTCTTAG
- the LOC104793619 gene encoding non-specific lipid-transfer protein-like protein At2g13820, translating into MASSTILIMIFAAVALMSGDRVQAAVDCSSLILNMADCLSFVTSGSTVEKPEGTCCSGLKTVVRSGPECLCEAFKNSASLGVTLDLSKAASLPTVCKVAAPPSARCGLSVSGSPPASAPGM; encoded by the exons ATGGCGTCCTCAACTATTCTCATCATGATCTTCGCGGCTGTGGCATTGATGTCGGGCGATAGAGTTCAAGCAGCAGTGGACTGCTCGTCGTTGATACTAAACATGGCTGATTGCTTGTCCTTTGTGACGAGTGGTAGTACGGTGGAGAAGCCGGAAGGGACATGCTGCTCAGGGCTCAAGACTGTGGTTAGGTCAGGACCTGAGTGTCTATGTGAGGCTTTCAAGAACAGTGCTTCTCTTGGTGTTACTCTTGATCTCTCCAAAGCTGCTTCTCTTCCCACTGTTTGTAAAGTTGCTGCTCCTCCTTCTGCTCGTTGTGGCC TTTCTGTCTCTGGATCTCCTCCTGCTTCTGCCCCTGGTATGTGA